Proteins from a single region of Kineosporiaceae bacterium:
- a CDS encoding aminotransferase class V-fold PLP-dependent enzyme — protein sequence MTPSADPRDPYGLAADAPLFRAWLDAEQAVTDGRLTPFTIPGHKQRTDLLGDLARGDLPLYGGLAPIKTADDLLADAEQRAASHFGADWCRFSVGGSTHGNQALALAAGRPGRSVIVSRTLHRSMLLALVLAGLDPVWVRPRLHADTHLPLSVEPTAVKAALAAHPDACAVLLTDPSYIGTCADVPALADVTHAAGVPLILDAAWGAHFGAHPALPPHPLTAGADALVTSAHKTLPALNQASYVLARTTRTDGLLAPDRLTRAFEAGHTTSPSGAILASLDAARALLAARGRDLVDELILITAQARRRLSAIPGLTVLDPAADGLARFDPAKLVLQLAGTGAHGHAVEADLIAAGVPVEMADRDTLIPMITLADDAESVQRLVDALEDAIPRHAGPPRALGHHPAWTVDAEQAMSPREAYFADHERVPWDDAAGRICAEVLAPYPPGVPVLAPGELITRETLQALAEAKADGSRIAYAGDATLATLEVVRRPG from the coding sequence CTGACGCCGTCCGCCGACCCCCGCGACCCGTACGGCCTCGCCGCTGACGCACCCCTGTTCCGGGCCTGGCTGGACGCCGAGCAGGCCGTCACCGATGGCCGCCTGACCCCCTTCACGATCCCCGGTCACAAGCAGCGCACCGACCTGCTCGGCGACCTGGCCCGCGGCGACCTGCCGCTGTACGGCGGTCTGGCCCCGATCAAGACCGCCGATGACCTGCTCGCGGACGCCGAGCAGCGCGCGGCGTCCCACTTCGGCGCGGACTGGTGCCGGTTCTCGGTCGGCGGCTCCACGCACGGCAATCAGGCGCTGGCCCTGGCCGCCGGACGCCCCGGCCGCTCGGTGATCGTCTCGCGCACGTTGCACCGCTCGATGCTGCTGGCCCTGGTGCTGGCCGGCCTCGACCCGGTGTGGGTGCGGCCCCGGCTGCACGCCGACACCCACCTGCCGCTCAGCGTCGAGCCCACGGCGGTCAAGGCGGCGCTGGCCGCGCACCCGGACGCGTGCGCCGTCCTGCTCACCGACCCCAGCTACATCGGCACCTGCGCCGACGTCCCGGCGCTGGCCGACGTCACGCACGCGGCCGGCGTCCCACTGATCCTGGACGCCGCGTGGGGCGCGCACTTCGGCGCCCACCCGGCGTTGCCGCCGCATCCGCTCACCGCCGGCGCCGACGCCCTGGTGACCAGCGCGCACAAGACGCTGCCGGCACTGAACCAGGCCAGTTACGTGCTGGCGCGCACCACGCGCACCGACGGCCTACTCGCCCCCGACCGGCTCACCCGCGCCTTCGAGGCCGGGCACACCACCTCACCGTCCGGGGCGATCCTGGCCAGCCTGGACGCCGCCCGCGCACTGCTCGCCGCCCGGGGCCGAGACCTGGTGGACGAATTGATCCTAATCACCGCCCAGGCCCGCCGCCGGCTGTCCGCGATCCCCGGACTGACCGTGCTCGACCCCGCCGCCGACGGCCTGGCCCGGTTCGACCCGGCCAAACTGGTGCTGCAACTGGCCGGCACCGGCGCCCACGGGCACGCCGTGGAGGCCGACCTCATCGCGGCCGGGGTGCCGGTCGAGATGGCCGACCGCGACACCCTGATCCCCATGATCACCCTGGCGGACGACGCCGAGAGCGTGCAGCGGCTGGTCGACGCACTCGAGGACGCGATCCCCCGCCACGCCGGCCCGCCCCGCGCCCTGGGCCACCACCCCGCCTGGACGGTGGACGCCGAACAGGCGATGTCGCCGCGCGAGGCCTACTTCGCCGACCACGAGCGCGTGCCCTGGGACGACGCCGCCGGCCGGATCTGTGCCGAGGTGCTCGCCCCCTACCCGCCCGGGGTGCCGGTGCTGGCCCCCGGCGAGCTGATCACCCGCGAGACGCTGCAGGCCCTGGCCGAGGCCAAGGCCGACGGCAGCCGCATCGCGTATGCGGGCGACGCCACCCTCGCCACCCTCGAGGTGGTGCGCCGGCCCGGTTGA
- the lhgO gene encoding L-2-hydroxyglutarate oxidase, giving the protein MGAGIVGLAVARRLTQLMPGAQITVIDKESRVAAHQTGHNSGVVHAGLYYAPGSLKATLCRRGMAMLKEYCAEKDLPYQECGKLVVAIDDSERPALERIWQRATDNGVTGLVRLDATGISELEPHAAGVGALHSPHTAITDFVAVTQAYADDVVKAGGSVRLSTPANRIVQRAGVVDVHTPHELLTFDRLVICAGLQSDVMARMAGDESEPAIVPFRGEYYTLTPERTSLVNGLIYPIPDPNYPFLGVHFTKRVDGRVDVGPNAVLALAREGYERKSVSFGELKDTLAWPGFRALARKHWKMGVEEMAGSASRKLYLNRARKYVPDVGPDDVVPAPSGVRAQAVDRDGSLVDDFRINHLGAVTAVRNAPSPAATASLAIAEHIGDEVVAAIGRGTR; this is encoded by the coding sequence ATCGGTGCCGGCATCGTCGGCCTGGCCGTGGCCCGTCGATTGACCCAGCTGATGCCGGGCGCCCAGATCACCGTGATCGACAAGGAGAGCCGGGTCGCGGCGCACCAGACCGGCCACAACAGCGGGGTGGTGCACGCCGGGCTGTACTACGCCCCCGGCTCGCTGAAGGCCACCCTGTGCCGGCGCGGCATGGCGATGCTGAAGGAGTACTGCGCCGAGAAGGACCTGCCCTACCAGGAGTGCGGCAAGCTGGTCGTGGCCATCGACGACTCCGAACGCCCTGCGCTGGAACGGATCTGGCAACGAGCCACCGACAACGGCGTCACCGGGCTGGTGCGCCTGGACGCCACCGGGATCAGCGAGCTCGAACCCCACGCCGCCGGGGTCGGGGCGCTGCACTCCCCCCACACGGCGATCACCGACTTCGTCGCGGTCACCCAGGCCTACGCCGACGACGTGGTCAAGGCCGGCGGCTCGGTGCGGCTGAGCACCCCGGCGAACCGGATCGTGCAGCGGGCCGGGGTGGTCGACGTCCACACCCCGCACGAATTGCTCACCTTCGACCGGTTGGTGATCTGCGCCGGGCTGCAGTCCGATGTCATGGCCCGCATGGCCGGGGACGAGTCCGAACCGGCGATCGTGCCGTTCCGCGGCGAGTACTACACGCTCACGCCGGAGCGAACCAGCCTGGTCAACGGCCTGATCTACCCGATCCCCGACCCGAACTACCCCTTCCTCGGGGTGCACTTCACCAAGCGGGTCGACGGCCGGGTGGACGTCGGCCCGAACGCGGTGCTGGCACTGGCCCGTGAGGGCTACGAACGCAAGAGCGTCTCGTTCGGTGAACTCAAGGACACCCTGGCCTGGCCGGGGTTCCGGGCGCTGGCCCGCAAGCACTGGAAGATGGGCGTGGAGGAGATGGCCGGGTCGGCCAGCCGCAAGCTCTACCTGAACCGCGCCCGCAAGTACGTGCCCGACGTCGGGCCGGACGACGTGGTGCCGGCGCCGTCCGGGGTGCGCGCCCAGGCGGTCGACCGGGACGGTTCGCTCGTCGACGACTTCAGGATCAACCACCTGGGCGCGGTGACCGCCGTCCGCAATGCCCCCTCGCCCGCCGCCACCGCCAGCCTGGCGATCGCCGAGCACATCGGCGACGAGGTCGTGGCCGCGATCGGCCGGGGGACGCGATGA
- a CDS encoding DEAD/DEAH box helicase, which yields MFVSGRQNPVPHRRTGLSPAFPARASWGTASKLRAWQEQALATYLERDPRDFLTVATPGAGKTTFALRVAAELLERRVVQRVTVVCPTEHLKTQWADAAHRMGIRIDPTFRNSHGSHSRSFDGVAVTYAQIATRPALHRARTEAARTLVILDEIHHGGDALSWGDAIREAFELATRRLSLTGTPFRSDDAPIPFVTYEQDRRDPDGVMRSRADHSYGYADALADRVVRPVIFMSYSGEMRWRTRSGDELSARLGEQMTRDMAAHAWRTALDPTGQWIPAVLAAADQRLTQVRRSVPDAGGLVIATDQTAARAYAALLREISGEPPVVVVSDDATSSQKIEDFTTSNQRWMVAVRMVSEGVDVPRLAVGVYATSTSTPLFFAQAVGRFVRARSRGEMASIFLPSVPTLLALAGELEVERDHVLGKPAKDDEGWSPEDDELAAANREDKASNTLEGKAFEALDAQAEFDRVLFDAQEFGTTAEIGSEHEQGFLQLPGLLEPEEVTTALRARQNRQLAGQKKGATVVEVATHRELTTLRKELHTLVGAWARRTGQPHGVVHADLRAKCGGPEVAKASSEEVQARIATLRNWFVGRR from the coding sequence ATGTTCGTGAGTGGCCGGCAGAATCCTGTTCCGCACCGGCGCACCGGACTCTCTCCGGCCTTCCCGGCCCGGGCCTCCTGGGGTACCGCCTCGAAGCTGCGGGCCTGGCAGGAACAGGCGCTGGCGACCTATCTCGAGCGTGACCCGCGCGACTTCCTCACCGTGGCCACCCCCGGCGCGGGAAAGACCACGTTCGCGCTGCGGGTGGCCGCCGAGCTGCTGGAACGCCGTGTGGTGCAACGGGTCACGGTGGTCTGCCCGACCGAGCACCTGAAGACGCAGTGGGCCGACGCCGCGCACCGGATGGGCATCCGGATCGACCCGACCTTCCGCAACAGCCACGGCTCGCACTCGCGGTCCTTCGACGGGGTCGCGGTCACCTATGCCCAGATCGCCACCCGGCCGGCGCTGCACCGGGCGCGCACCGAGGCCGCCCGCACGTTGGTGATCCTGGACGAGATCCACCACGGCGGGGACGCGCTGAGCTGGGGCGATGCCATTCGGGAGGCGTTCGAGCTGGCCACCCGGCGGCTGTCGCTGACCGGTACCCCGTTCCGCTCGGACGACGCCCCGATCCCGTTCGTCACCTACGAGCAGGACCGGCGCGACCCGGACGGCGTGATGCGCTCGCGCGCCGACCACAGCTACGGCTACGCCGACGCGCTGGCCGACCGCGTCGTCCGGCCGGTGATCTTCATGTCGTACTCGGGTGAGATGCGCTGGCGCACCCGTAGTGGCGACGAACTGAGCGCCCGGCTCGGCGAGCAGATGACCCGCGACATGGCCGCCCACGCCTGGCGCACCGCCCTGGACCCCACCGGACAGTGGATCCCGGCGGTGCTGGCCGCGGCCGATCAGCGGCTGACCCAGGTGCGGCGCAGCGTGCCGGACGCTGGCGGCCTGGTGATCGCGACCGACCAGACCGCGGCCCGCGCCTACGCGGCGCTGCTGCGCGAGATCAGCGGCGAACCACCGGTGGTGGTGGTCTCGGACGACGCCACCTCCTCGCAGAAGATCGAGGACTTCACCACCTCGAACCAGCGCTGGATGGTCGCCGTCCGCATGGTCTCCGAGGGGGTCGACGTGCCGCGGCTGGCGGTCGGGGTCTACGCCACCTCGACCTCGACGCCGCTGTTCTTCGCCCAGGCGGTGGGCCGGTTCGTGCGGGCGCGCAGCCGCGGCGAGATGGCCTCGATCTTCCTGCCGAGCGTGCCGACGCTGCTCGCGTTGGCCGGTGAGCTCGAGGTCGAGCGCGATCACGTGCTGGGCAAGCCGGCCAAGGACGACGAGGGCTGGTCGCCCGAGGACGACGAGCTCGCCGCAGCCAACCGCGAGGACAAAGCCTCGAACACGCTGGAGGGCAAGGCCTTCGAGGCCCTCGACGCGCAGGCCGAGTTCGACCGGGTGCTGTTCGACGCGCAGGAGTTCGGCACCACCGCCGAGATCGGCAGCGAACATGAACAGGGCTTCCTGCAGTTGCCCGGGTTGCTCGAGCCCGAAGAGGTCACCACCGCGTTGCGGGCGCGCCAGAACCGTCAGTTGGCCGGGCAGAAGAAGGGCGCGACGGTGGTCGAGGTCGCCACCCACCGCGAGCTGACCACCCTGCGCAAGGAGCTGCACACCCTGGTGGGTGCCTGGGCACGGCGCACCGGCCAGCCCCACGGCGTCGTGCATGCCGACCTGCGCGCCAAGTGCGGCGGCCCCGAGGTGGCCAAGGCCAGCTCGGAGGAGGTTCAGGCGCGCATCGCGACCCTGCGCAACTGGTTCGTCGGCCGCCGCTAG
- a CDS encoding NAD(P)/FAD-dependent oxidoreductase, whose amino-acid sequence MARIVILGAGVSGHTAALHLRRTLGKSHEVIVVSPNSQWNWIPSNIWVGVGRMGADKVVFPLAPIYRRKGITYHQAKAVAVRPEGDDTDPTGAVDIVYTSPDRAGEQVRLRYDYLVNATGPRLNFAATPGLGPDGHSLSVCTAGHAVEAAAALAETIERAKRGERQTLVVGMGHGTCTCEGAAFEYVFNVDHELRQAGVRDLTEVIYLTNEFELGDFGVDGMTFAQSGFRTTSKLWTESLFRERGVRAILGAHVERVEPGVVHYEQLDGTRHELAFDFAMLLPPFRGADLAAYDRSGADITGTVFAPSGFMKVDADYTAKGYDDWRAEDWPTTYESPAYPGVFAVGIAFAPPHQISRPRKSPNGTVVAPSPPRTGMPSGVMGKTVALTIAERITQGNKAHTHEASMASMGAACVASAGTGLRTGSAASMTMYPVVPDYQKYPGHGRSLDDTIGEIGLAGHWLKLMLHYLFIYKAKARPGWQFIPE is encoded by the coding sequence ATGGCCAGGATCGTGATCCTCGGAGCGGGTGTGTCCGGCCACACCGCAGCCCTTCACCTGCGGCGCACGTTGGGCAAGAGCCACGAGGTGATCGTGGTCTCACCCAACTCTCAGTGGAACTGGATCCCCTCCAACATCTGGGTCGGCGTCGGCCGCATGGGTGCCGACAAGGTGGTCTTCCCGCTGGCACCGATCTATCGCCGCAAAGGCATCACCTACCACCAGGCCAAGGCCGTGGCGGTACGCCCGGAGGGTGACGACACCGACCCCACCGGCGCCGTCGACATCGTCTACACCAGCCCCGATCGGGCCGGTGAACAGGTTCGACTGCGCTACGACTACCTGGTCAACGCCACCGGGCCCCGGCTGAACTTCGCGGCCACCCCGGGCCTGGGGCCTGACGGCCACTCGCTGTCGGTGTGCACCGCCGGCCACGCGGTCGAGGCCGCAGCAGCACTCGCCGAGACCATCGAGCGGGCCAAGCGCGGCGAACGGCAGACGCTGGTGGTCGGCATGGGCCACGGCACGTGCACCTGCGAGGGTGCGGCCTTCGAGTACGTGTTCAACGTCGACCACGAACTACGGCAGGCCGGGGTGCGTGATCTGACCGAGGTCATCTACCTGACCAACGAGTTCGAGCTGGGCGACTTCGGGGTCGATGGGATGACGTTCGCGCAGAGCGGTTTCCGGACGACGAGCAAGCTCTGGACCGAGTCGTTGTTCCGCGAACGCGGCGTCCGGGCCATTCTCGGGGCGCACGTCGAACGGGTCGAGCCCGGCGTGGTGCACTACGAACAGCTCGACGGCACCCGCCACGAACTGGCCTTCGACTTCGCCATGCTGCTCCCACCGTTCCGCGGCGCCGACCTGGCCGCCTACGACCGCTCCGGGGCCGACATCACCGGGACCGTCTTCGCCCCGAGTGGGTTCATGAAGGTCGACGCCGACTACACCGCCAAGGGCTACGACGACTGGCGGGCCGAGGACTGGCCCACCACCTACGAGAGCCCGGCCTACCCCGGGGTGTTCGCGGTGGGAATCGCCTTCGCGCCGCCCCACCAGATCTCGCGGCCGCGCAAGAGCCCGAACGGCACCGTGGTGGCACCCTCACCCCCGCGTACCGGCATGCCCTCGGGCGTGATGGGCAAGACCGTGGCCCTCACCATCGCCGAGCGGATCACACAGGGCAACAAGGCGCACACCCACGAGGCCTCGATGGCCTCGATGGGGGCCGCCTGTGTGGCATCGGCCGGTACCGGCCTGCGCACGGGGTCCGCGGCCTCGATGACCATGTACCCCGTGGTGCCGGACTACCAGAAGTACCCAGGCCACGGCCGTAGTCTCGACGACACCATCGGTGAGATCGGGCTGGCCGGGCACTGGCTCAAGCTGATGCTCCACTACCTGTTCATCTACAAGGCCAAGGCCCGCCCGGGCTGGCAGTTCATTCCGGAGTGA
- a CDS encoding MFS transporter: protein MTASPWRRPYRTTTAAVVAVVLLVAFEAYAVVTAMPVAARALGGLREYGLAFSLFVTAALLGIVVAGDVVDRRGPGPVMVAGLVAFGAGLLLSGTASGFLVFLTGRALSGLGGGVHMVCMYVLVAAAYPESLQPKVFGLISASWVLPSLIGPPIAGLLATQIGWRAPFLAVLPLLPAPLWVLAARLRTVRIPSPAPDDDPPDGAPRAVRRRRTVLNGLLLSGGAGGVQWALHAAASPGAVGDAPLVAAAVLASLVMLTGLVRLMPDGVFRLARGLPALVVYRTAVNAAFFGSEAFLTLMLVEHRGLPPALAGLALTCGALGWFAGSWSQGHWPGGAPDRFRLLVVGGLLIGLALAGLTLTPLDGVPVVVAAPVWAVAGLGMGWAMSCSSVLLLRLSPAGESGRSAAAVQIGDNLGSILGIGLSGAVFAAGHDPGGDDVGVYMLIWGVLGIVGVLSGWVGVRVRPRTSERAELTPAVSGLP, encoded by the coding sequence GTGACAGCTAGCCCCTGGCGCCGTCCGTATCGCACCACCACCGCGGCCGTCGTCGCCGTCGTCCTGCTGGTGGCCTTCGAGGCCTACGCCGTGGTGACGGCGATGCCCGTGGCCGCCCGCGCCCTGGGTGGCCTGCGCGAGTACGGCCTGGCGTTCTCGTTGTTCGTCACGGCGGCGTTGCTGGGCATCGTGGTGGCCGGTGACGTCGTCGACCGGCGCGGCCCGGGGCCGGTGATGGTGGCGGGGCTGGTCGCCTTCGGTGCCGGGTTGCTGCTCAGCGGGACGGCGAGTGGTTTCCTGGTCTTCCTGACCGGGCGTGCGCTGAGCGGGCTGGGCGGCGGCGTGCACATGGTCTGCATGTATGTGCTGGTCGCCGCGGCCTACCCGGAATCGTTGCAGCCCAAGGTGTTCGGGCTGATCTCGGCCAGTTGGGTGCTGCCCAGTCTGATCGGCCCGCCGATCGCCGGTTTGCTCGCCACCCAGATCGGCTGGCGCGCCCCGTTCCTGGCGGTGCTGCCGCTGTTGCCGGCTCCGTTGTGGGTGCTGGCCGCCCGGCTGCGCACCGTGCGGATCCCCTCACCTGCCCCGGACGACGACCCCCCGGACGGCGCGCCGCGCGCCGTCCGCCGGCGCCGTACCGTGCTGAACGGGCTGCTGCTCTCCGGTGGTGCCGGCGGGGTGCAGTGGGCGCTGCACGCCGCGGCCTCGCCAGGTGCCGTCGGTGACGCGCCCCTGGTGGCCGCCGCGGTCCTCGCCTCGCTCGTGATGCTGACCGGGCTGGTGCGGTTGATGCCCGACGGGGTGTTCCGGCTGGCTCGCGGCCTGCCGGCGTTGGTGGTGTACCGCACCGCCGTCAACGCGGCCTTCTTCGGGTCGGAGGCCTTCCTCACGCTGATGCTCGTCGAGCACCGCGGCCTGCCCCCGGCCCTGGCGGGCCTGGCCCTGACCTGCGGTGCCCTCGGCTGGTTCGCCGGCTCGTGGAGCCAGGGGCACTGGCCGGGCGGTGCCCCGGATCGCTTCCGGTTGCTGGTGGTCGGGGGTCTGCTGATCGGGCTCGCGTTGGCGGGGCTGACGCTGACCCCTCTGGACGGCGTCCCGGTGGTGGTGGCGGCACCCGTGTGGGCGGTCGCCGGGCTGGGCATGGGCTGGGCGATGTCCTGTTCGAGCGTGCTGCTGCTGCGGCTGTCACCGGCGGGGGAGTCCGGGCGCAGCGCGGCCGCCGTCCAGATCGGGGACAACCTCGGCAGCATCCTCGGGATCGGGCTGTCCGGCGCCGTGTTCGCGGCCGGCCACGACCCGGGTGGTGACGACGTGGGTGTCTACATGCTGATCTGGGGCGTGCTGGGGATCGTCGGCGTGCTCTCGGGCTGGGTCGGGGTTCGGGTCCGACCGAGGACGAGTGAGCGCGCCGAGCTCACCCCGGCGGTCAGTGGTCTCCCTTGA
- a CDS encoding DUF3039 domain-containing protein, with the protein MSSVDDPAPLSSPMTAPSVDHGATALLDRELVEQPVEPGDHERFAHYVRKEKIVESAVTGMPVIALCGKVWVPGRDPSKFPVCPACKEIYEQLPRGGGKGGDGKGGGDTGSGSGSGGDS; encoded by the coding sequence ATGAGCTCCGTCGACGATCCCGCCCCGCTGTCCTCACCCATGACGGCGCCCTCGGTCGACCACGGCGCCACCGCTCTGCTGGACCGCGAACTGGTCGAGCAGCCGGTCGAGCCCGGCGACCACGAGCGCTTCGCGCACTACGTGCGCAAGGAGAAGATCGTCGAGTCGGCTGTCACCGGCATGCCCGTGATCGCGTTGTGCGGCAAGGTCTGGGTGCCCGGCCGCGATCCGAGCAAGTTCCCGGTCTGCCCGGCCTGCAAGGAGATCTACGAGCAGCTGCCGCGCGGTGGCGGCAAGGGCGGCGACGGCAAGGGTGGCGGCGACACGGGGTCGGGTTCCGGTTCCGGTGGTGACAGCTAG
- a CDS encoding alpha-lytic protease prodomain-containing protein, with product MRALHRLGIAAAAGLLLAGIGVSLPQVLDRSQPAGTAAPQARTASSHAPAAKAAASSRPIASTAPKAAPARRKATPVAPAAPDAVAPAPVLEAMQRDLGLSADQAVIRVIQEDEARTIDQDLRSRLGDAYAGSYLSPDGGVLTVAVTDAAAARTVEDADAIPAVVALSQSTLEETTSALDRQGAQAVPDGVWSWYVDVAANTVSIVARDQAAATAFADAAGVAPAAYRVTVSDEQPQPMADIRGGDAFYINNMYRCSVGFSVEGGFVTAGHCGDAGATVAGFNRAAAGVFKASNFPGTDFAFVQTNAGWTPQPWVKDAAGGNVQVAGSQEAVVGATVCRSGASTGWHCGTIQSKNATVSYPEGRVSGLTRTNACADHGDSGGAWISGQQAQGVTSGGNGNCTAGGTTYFQPLNPILSTYGLRLKSTVAAPAPATPPAPTTPVPTTPAPTKPAPVPAPSTGGNPPSGNPPAAGRPAPGQGTSAAICSAYHKKVRASVGSSRYLILPAKGQYSAKASVQRACAGLAGPVRIHLFLQKWVPRKGWVTVVSAKGGSSSTAVGQATTRARVSAGRYRYIVYIPTGARTFTFGTA from the coding sequence GTGAGAGCGCTTCACCGCCTGGGTATCGCCGCCGCTGCCGGGCTGCTCCTGGCCGGCATCGGGGTCAGCCTGCCTCAGGTTCTCGACCGGTCACAGCCCGCCGGAACGGCAGCACCTCAGGCCCGCACCGCGTCCTCGCACGCCCCGGCGGCCAAGGCCGCTGCGTCGTCCCGCCCGATCGCCTCGACCGCGCCGAAGGCCGCACCGGCGCGACGGAAGGCCACGCCCGTGGCGCCCGCCGCTCCCGACGCCGTGGCCCCGGCGCCCGTGCTCGAGGCGATGCAGCGCGACCTGGGCCTGAGCGCCGATCAGGCGGTGATCCGCGTGATCCAGGAGGACGAGGCCCGCACGATCGACCAGGATCTGCGCTCGCGCCTCGGCGATGCCTACGCCGGCTCGTACCTGTCCCCGGACGGCGGCGTGCTCACGGTCGCCGTCACCGACGCCGCGGCCGCCCGGACCGTCGAGGACGCCGACGCCATCCCGGCCGTGGTGGCGCTGAGCCAGAGCACGCTGGAGGAGACCACCTCGGCCCTGGACCGTCAGGGCGCCCAGGCAGTGCCGGACGGCGTGTGGTCGTGGTACGTCGACGTGGCCGCCAACACCGTGAGCATCGTCGCCCGCGACCAGGCCGCCGCGACCGCCTTCGCCGACGCGGCGGGCGTGGCACCTGCCGCCTACCGGGTCACGGTGAGCGACGAGCAGCCGCAGCCGATGGCCGACATCCGTGGCGGCGATGCCTTCTACATCAACAACATGTACCGCTGCTCGGTCGGGTTCTCGGTCGAGGGCGGCTTCGTGACCGCCGGCCACTGCGGTGACGCCGGTGCCACCGTGGCCGGGTTCAACCGGGCCGCCGCAGGCGTGTTCAAGGCCTCGAACTTCCCCGGCACGGACTTCGCCTTCGTCCAGACCAATGCCGGCTGGACGCCGCAGCCCTGGGTGAAGGACGCCGCCGGGGGCAACGTGCAGGTCGCGGGCTCGCAGGAGGCCGTGGTCGGCGCCACGGTGTGTCGCTCCGGGGCGAGCACCGGCTGGCACTGCGGAACCATCCAGTCCAAGAACGCCACGGTGAGCTACCCCGAGGGCCGGGTCAGCGGGCTGACCCGCACCAACGCCTGCGCCGACCACGGTGACTCCGGCGGCGCGTGGATCTCCGGACAGCAGGCGCAGGGGGTCACCTCCGGCGGAAACGGCAACTGCACCGCCGGTGGAACCACCTATTTCCAGCCGCTCAACCCGATCCTGTCCACCTACGGGCTGCGGCTGAAGTCCACGGTCGCGGCTCCTGCACCGGCCACCCCGCCGGCGCCCACAACTCCGGTGCCCACCACACCGGCGCCGACCAAGCCCGCGCCCGTCCCGGCTCCGTCGACGGGCGGCAACCCGCCGTCCGGCAACCCGCCGGCGGCGGGTCGACCGGCACCCGGCCAGGGCACCTCGGCAGCGATCTGCTCGGCGTACCACAAGAAGGTCAGGGCCTCGGTGGGCAGTAGCCGCTACCTGATCCTGCCGGCCAAGGGCCAGTACAGCGCCAAGGCATCGGTTCAGCGGGCGTGCGCCGGTCTGGCCGGTCCGGTGCGGATCCACCTGTTCCTGCAGAAGTGGGTCCCGCGCAAGGGCTGGGTCACGGTGGTCTCGGCCAAGGGCGGATCGTCCAGCACGGCCGTGGGCCAGGCCACCACCCGGGCTCGGGTGTCGGCGGGCCGCTACCGCTACATCGTCTACATCCCGACGGGCGCGCGAACCTTCACCTTCGGCACCGCCTGA
- a CDS encoding YqgE/AlgH family protein, producing the protein MIGPEHNAPADGQRLAGRLLVATPLLEDPHFKRTVVLMLDHTDEGAMGIVVNRPMDVDVSRVLPEWQPYVTAPGRLFQGGPVGLDGALGVVAVPGDDQDPIGVRRIFGALGLVDLDVPPQIVADGVAGLRIFAGHSGWSSGQLEQELAEGAWYIVDVEARDPFSDRPDDLWRSVLRRQRGDLAFVSTYPETPAAN; encoded by the coding sequence ATGATCGGTCCCGAGCACAACGCGCCCGCCGACGGGCAGCGGCTGGCCGGTCGGCTCCTGGTGGCCACCCCACTGCTCGAGGATCCCCACTTCAAGCGCACCGTCGTCCTCATGCTCGATCACACCGACGAGGGCGCCATGGGCATCGTGGTGAACCGCCCGATGGACGTCGATGTCTCGCGGGTGTTGCCCGAGTGGCAGCCGTATGTCACGGCACCGGGCCGGCTGTTCCAGGGCGGGCCGGTCGGGTTGGACGGCGCGCTGGGGGTGGTGGCGGTGCCCGGGGACGATCAGGACCCGATCGGCGTCCGGCGCATCTTCGGTGCCCTCGGCCTGGTCGACCTCGACGTGCCACCCCAGATCGTGGCCGACGGGGTGGCGGGCCTGCGGATCTTCGCGGGGCACTCCGGCTGGTCGTCCGGCCAGCTCGAACAGGAGCTCGCCGAGGGTGCCTGGTACATCGTGGACGTCGAGGCGCGCGACCCCTTCAGCGACCGTCCCGACGACCTGTGGCGCTCGGTGCTGCGCCGCCAGCGCGGCGACCTGGCCTTCGTCTCGACCTACCCCGAGACCCCCGCCGCCAACTGA
- a CDS encoding VanZ family protein: MNVRTRRTIFVVTVLVHLVALYSPKAGVASPVLGTDKIVHMALFGVVLYTGVRAGLAIKPLVIALLANAVISELAQYLWLARRSGDVWDAVADALGVLLVWALLRWRGVRSVVVGGDLR, translated from the coding sequence GTGAACGTCCGTACCCGGCGCACGATCTTCGTGGTGACTGTCCTCGTGCACCTGGTGGCGCTGTACAGCCCCAAGGCCGGTGTGGCCTCACCCGTCCTGGGCACGGACAAGATCGTCCACATGGCGCTGTTCGGCGTCGTGCTCTACACCGGCGTGCGAGCGGGCCTGGCGATCAAGCCCCTGGTGATCGCCCTGCTCGCCAACGCGGTGATCAGCGAATTGGCTCAGTACCTGTGGTTGGCGCGCCGCTCCGGTGACGTCTGGGACGCCGTCGCCGACGCGCTCGGGGTACTGCTGGTCTGGGCACTGCTGCGCTGGCGCGGCGTCCGCTCGGTCGTCGTGGGCGGTGACCTCCGATGA